TTTACTCATAAAGTTAGCCAAATTTTCTGCCGGACGTCTCCATACGACACAGTTGATAAAGTCTGCTTCTCTTTCTCCTTGCTGGTTTGAAAACGGGCGATTGACTGCTAAGGTGAAATTAGCTACTGCAACGCCATTTGCAGTATAGCGTAAGTCTGGATCTTTCGTTAACCTGCCTACAAGTACGACACGATTTAACATGAGATCCCCTCCTTATTTGTCGTCTTCGCGTACAGCTATGTGACGAATAATATCATCACTAAACTTCGCTTGACGATCAAATTCATTAATTGCTGTTACATCGCCTATAAATTTAATCAATACATAGTAACCATCACGAAAATCATTGATTTCATAAGCAAGTCTCTTCTTGCCTTTTTCTTCAACTTTTACGATTTCCGCTCCATTATCAGTAAGGATACTGTTAAAACGCTCAACTAATGCTGTCTGCGCTTCTTCCTCAATGTTTGGGCGGATGATGTACATAATCTCATAATTTCTCATCCGTTTGCACCTCCTTTTGGTCTTAGCGGCTCCTTTTGGTATAAAGGAACAAGGAGTAATTTCATTCATTACTCACAATCAAGTATTATACCAAACTTTTCAAAAAAGCGCAACATTATTTTGAGCATTACTTCCTTCTGTTAAAATTATACGTTTACTTCTATAATGATCCAGGCTTACACATTGAAACGGAAATGTATTACATCGCCGTCTTTCACCAAATAGTCTTTTCCTTCTAAACGCACGTTTCCTTTTTCTTTTGCACCAGCCATTGAACCGCCTTCAACTAGATCATCATAAGATACCGTTTCTGCTCGGATAAATCCACGTTCGAAATCTGTATGAATGATACCTGCGGCTTGAGGAGCTTTAATTCCTTTGTTAAATGTCCAAGCACGAACTTCCTGTTCACCAGCAGTGAAATAAGTTGCCATACCTAATAATTGATACGTTGCTTTAATCAATTGATCTAGACCAGACTCTTCAATTCCTAACTCTTCTAGGAACATCTCTTTCTCTTCGCCGTCTAACTCAGCAATTTCTGATTCTACTTTTGCACTTATTACAATAACTTCTGCTGTCTCATTTCCAGCAAATTCACGTACCTTTATTACATGAGGGTTTATATCTGCTTCTAAAAGTTCGTCTTCCCCAACATTTGCAACATACAATATTGGTTTGCTTGTTAATAAATGTAATCCTTTTACAATCTTTTCTTGATCTTCTGTAAAACTTACAGACCTAGCGGGTTTTTCAGTTTCAAATGCATCATGTAACTTAGTTAAGACATCAAATTCTGCAACAGCTTCTTTATCTTTTTGTCTTGTCATTTTTTCAACACGTTGCATTCTTTTCGTAACGGTTTCTAGATCTGCTAGAATTAATTCTAAATTAATTGTTTCAATATCAGAGATTGGGTCTACTCCTCCTGATACATGTGTGATATTTTCATCTTCAAAACAACGTACAACGTGGCAAATAGCATCCACTTGACGAATATGAGATAGAAATTTATTCCCTAATCCCTCCCCTTTACTAGCACCTTTTACAATACCTGCAATATCAGTAAATTCAAAAGCTGTAGGAATTGTCTTCTTCGGTTTTACTAATTCAGTTAGCTTAGATAATCTTTCATCTGGTACTTCTACGATTCCTACATTAGGATCTATTGTACAAAATGGGTAGTTTGCTGCTTCTGCCCCAGCTTGTGTGATCGCGTTAAATAAAGTCGATTTCCCCACGTTAGGTAAACCAACAATTCCTGCTGTTAATGCCATAAAACTTCCACTCCTTAAGGATATACCGCTCATATGAACGTTTCAGTCATACCAATTATAAATACAGTGATTCAAATTGACAAGTTATTAAAATTAGATTTTAACTGTTTATTTATTTTACACTTCTTACTTTTATCTACAGCTTTTCTGCAAGTTAAGACAATTAACTTGCACAAACTATAACTATAGTTGTTTTTTGTTCCACGTGAAACATACTTTTAATTATCT
The nucleotide sequence above comes from Paraliobacillus zengyii. Encoded proteins:
- the rpsF gene encoding 30S ribosomal protein S6, with translation MRNYEIMYIIRPNIEEEAQTALVERFNSILTDNGAEIVKVEEKGKKRLAYEINDFRDGYYVLIKFIGDVTAINEFDRQAKFSDDIIRHIAVREDDK
- the ychF gene encoding redox-regulated ATPase YchF — protein: MALTAGIVGLPNVGKSTLFNAITQAGAEAANYPFCTIDPNVGIVEVPDERLSKLTELVKPKKTIPTAFEFTDIAGIVKGASKGEGLGNKFLSHIRQVDAICHVVRCFEDENITHVSGGVDPISDIETINLELILADLETVTKRMQRVEKMTRQKDKEAVAEFDVLTKLHDAFETEKPARSVSFTEDQEKIVKGLHLLTSKPILYVANVGEDELLEADINPHVIKVREFAGNETAEVIVISAKVESEIAELDGEEKEMFLEELGIEESGLDQLIKATYQLLGMATYFTAGEQEVRAWTFNKGIKAPQAAGIIHTDFERGFIRAETVSYDDLVEGGSMAGAKEKGNVRLEGKDYLVKDGDVIHFRFNV